A window of the Sabethes cyaneus chromosome 1, idSabCyanKW18_F2, whole genome shotgun sequence genome harbors these coding sequences:
- the LOC128745236 gene encoding uncharacterized protein LOC128745236, translating to MSSYVLRNRSVARDSTSSKVEESSTVKAKVTTGLNSMDVESEPYSGGEETIMMELVNGEASMDIVDGGDDTKADPLQQATANGAASSSKTLYNQKRNKVSGEWSRDNTSKLIRAVRSNVQLWNPAVAEYRNRSRRNDTWHQIAKSTFNGYYQASELAAKWTNLRIQFKAYHAKRGKAKLDPAEVSWYHYQTMLFITTAEDGQKPGSTVKVEKRQQDEPAHVHTNVKISPEKRSRQMTSESNERFDERLSVDMERSRQTIRESKDRSAERRPVTIERSGERMLLSSESNQRIEEGRYVAIDSVQAAIAKLNENDSYQVFGNYVAAELRKLPRRQANFIQRKLNRTLLDLLDANDSESPYPSEDGSLPASL from the exons ATGAGTTCCTACGTACTGCGGAATCGTAGCGTAGCAAGAGATTCTACTTCATCGAAAGTAGAAGAATCAAGTACAGTTAAGGCAAAAGTGACAACAGGACTAAATTCAATGGATGTGGAAAGTGAACCGTACAGTGGGGGGGAAGAGACAATAATGATGGAATTGGTAAACGGAGAAGCCTCAATGGACATCGTTGATGGAGGCGATGACACAAAAGCGGACCCACTGCAGCAAGCAACCGCCAACGGTGCAGCCTCCAGTTCCAA AACCCTTTACAACCAGAAAAGAAACAAAGTATCTGGTGAATGGTCCAGGGACAACACTTCGAAGCTTATCAGAGCAGTCCGTAGCAACGTTCAGCTGTGGAATCCAGCCGTGGCAGAATATCGAAACCGAAGTCGGCGGAACGACACTTGGCACCAAATTGCAAAGAGCACTTTCAACGGATACTACCAAGCATCGGAGTTGGCTGCAAAATGGACCAATTTGCGAATACAGTTCAAAGCGTACCATGCCAAACGTGGAAAAGCGAAGTTGGATCCAGCGGAGGTTTCGTGGTACCACTACCAGACAATGCTGTTTATTACCACGGCGGAAGATGGACAAAAGCCAGGCTCAACGGTTAAAGTG GAGAAGCGCCAACAAGATGAACCTGCTCATGTTCACACAAACGTTAAAATAAGTCCGGAAAAACGCAGTAGGCAAATGACTAGCGAATCGAATGAGCGATTTGACGAGCGGCTATCGGTTGACATGGAACGCAGCAGACAAACGATTCGTGAGTCGAAAGACCGAAGCGCCGAGCGCCGACCGGTTACCATAGAGCGCAGTGGTGAACGAATGTTGCTTAGCAGCGAGTCGAACCAACGGATCGAAGAAGGCCGGTACGTTGCGATAGACAGTGTGCAGGCCGCCATTGCAAAGCTCAACGAAAACGACAGTTATCAAGTGTTCGGCAATTACGTTGCAGCGGAGCTGAGGAAACTTCCGCGAAGACAGGCAAATTTCATCCAACGGAAGCTGAATCGAACGCTGCTGGATCTGCTGGATGCAAACGATTCCGAATCTCCGTATCCAAGCGAAGACGGTAGTCTGCCGGCTAGCTTGTGA